A window of the candidate division KSB1 bacterium genome harbors these coding sequences:
- a CDS encoding DUF1080 domain-containing protein has protein sequence MRKGIGFLCLFLLFVNCSSRTLEMKGSNTGVNKSAVLGRWDVTVYDIQGVYPSWFEVVEKDRELSGQFVGRYGSARPIRYIHFDGDQLYLSLPRQYERPLEDLLFVGKVQDGRISGQTKSESGKTIRFHAERAPALEFSGKPEWGETIELIRNDLSNWMPRNPNHENKWQVENEMLINTQRGVDLVTRQKFTDFKLHLEYHFPEGSNSGIYLRGRYEVQIEDNYGKAPGSLRAGGVYGFVTPNKMAIKPAGEWNTCDITFLGRKVTVVLNDELIIDNVEIPGITGGALDSREAEPGPFMLQGDHGPIRFRNILLTPVK, from the coding sequence ATGAGAAAAGGGATAGGATTCCTTTGTTTATTTTTGCTCTTTGTCAATTGTAGTTCAAGAACACTCGAAATGAAAGGTAGCAATACCGGAGTAAATAAAAGCGCCGTTTTGGGCCGCTGGGATGTAACGGTCTATGATATTCAGGGGGTTTATCCTTCCTGGTTTGAAGTCGTAGAGAAAGATAGAGAATTGAGCGGCCAATTTGTTGGCCGCTACGGCAGCGCCCGTCCAATTCGCTATATCCATTTTGATGGTGATCAACTTTATCTGTCATTGCCGCGGCAGTACGAAAGACCCCTTGAAGATTTGCTCTTTGTCGGCAAAGTGCAAGATGGCAGAATTTCAGGCCAGACCAAGAGTGAGTCAGGAAAGACCATTCGTTTTCATGCAGAACGCGCCCCGGCGCTGGAATTCTCTGGCAAGCCGGAATGGGGGGAGACAATCGAACTCATTCGAAACGACCTTTCAAATTGGATGCCGCGCAATCCAAACCACGAAAACAAATGGCAGGTTGAAAATGAAATGTTAATCAATACTCAGCGAGGGGTGGATCTGGTCACCCGGCAAAAGTTCACCGATTTCAAACTGCACCTGGAGTATCATTTCCCGGAAGGCAGCAATAGCGGCATCTATTTGCGCGGCCGGTATGAGGTTCAAATTGAGGATAACTATGGTAAAGCGCCAGGTAGTTTAAGAGCAGGAGGCGTGTACGGTTTCGTTACGCCGAATAAAATGGCGATAAAACCGGCCGGCGAATGGAATACCTGCGACATCACTTTTCTGGGCCGGAAAGTAACAGTTGTACTTAATGATGAGTTGATCATCGATAACGTCGAGATTCCCGGCATCACAGGTGGCGCGCTGGACAGTCGGGAGGCAGAGCCGGGTCCCTTCATGCTGCAGGGAGACCATGGCCCGATTCGCTTTAGGAATATTTTGTTAACGCCGGTAAAGTGA